Part of the Paludisphaera borealis genome, CGCCGACGATCCGGCCTACAGCGCCTATCGGCCCACGCCGACCAACGTGCTGGTCGCCGCCGCGGTCGACGCCCTGGGCAATCTCACCTCCATCTCGAACTGGGGGCCGATCCATGTCGACCTCGGCGCCTACGCTGGACCGGAAGGCGCCACGTCGTACTCGGCGGGCTACGCCTCGGGGGTCGCCGGGGTCGTGTCCAACCTGATGCCCGCCGGACGAACCGCCCGGAATGTGATCGACGTCCTCGACCAGACCGTGACGCCCCACGCGCAGTCCGTCGGCGCGTGGTCGAGCACCGGTGGAGTGTTGAACCCCGCCGCGGCCGTCGCGCGGGTGCTTCAGCCCCTCCAGACCGCCGCCGGCCCGGTCGCCATCGACGCCGGCGGCGGCGCGAGCGGGTCGTACCGTTCCGACGCCTATTTCAGCGGCGGGACGACCTACACAACCGCCTCGGCCGTCGATGTCGGCGGCGTCGACTCCCCGGCTCCCCAGCAGGTGTACCAGTCGGCCCGCCAGGGCGATTTCTCGTACACGATCGGCGGCCTCGTGGCGGGCGGGGCGTACGACGTCCGCCTCGACTTCGCCGAGCTGTCGGTCTCGGGCGCCGGCCAGCGGCTGTTCAACGTGTCGATCAACGGCGCGACGGCCCTGAACAACTTCGACGTCTTCGCCCAGGCCGGCGGCATGAACAAGGCCGTCGCCCGCGACTTCATCATCCGGGCCGACGCCTCGGGAACGATCCTGATCAGTTTCGCGTCGGTTCATGGAGGGGCCGAGGTGAACGGCATCGTGGTCTCGACCGCGACCGACCTCGCCCTCAAGAGTCCCGTCTTCTCGTCGACCATCGAAAACACGGCCTTCAACCCCCAGGCGGCCGTCGACGGCAACTCGACCACCCGATGGTCGAGCGGCCAGTGGATGCAAAACACCGGCACCGGCTGGATCACCGTCGACCTCGGCGACCTCTACAACATCGCCGACGTTTACATGAACTGGGAGAAAGCCTACGCGGTGAACTACGAGATCCAGGTCAGCCCCGACCTCGTCTCGTGGACCACCCTCCGCGCCGTGACCGGTCGCTCGGCGCCCGGAATCGACGACGAGGCGGGCCTCTCCGGCGTCGGCCGCTACGTGCGGATCTACTGCACCCAGACCAACGCCACCGACAACTACTCGCTCTACGACCTCAACGTCTACGGCACGCGTCTGAGCAACCTCGCGGCCGGCAAGCCCGCGACCAGCTCGACCGTCGAGAGCGCGGCCTATCTCCCCGCCAACGCCGTCGACTCCAACTCCACCACGCGCTGGTCGAGCGGCCAGTGGATGCAGAACACGCAGACCGGCTGGTTCGCCGTCGACCTCGGCGCCCTCTACAATCTCAGCGGCGTCCAACTCAACTGGGAGACCGCCTACGCGGTCGACTACCAGATCCAGGCGAGCACGAATGGGACCGACTGGACCACGCTGAAGACGATCACCGACAATGCGCAGAAGGGGATCGTGACGTTCGACGACCTCTCGGGCGTCGGCCGCTTCGTGCGGATCTACTGCACCCAGACCAACGCCACCGGCAACTACTCGCTCTACGACGTCAAGGTCTACGGAACGCCACTCACCGACCTGGCGGCGGGGAAGTCGGCGACGTCGTCAACACTCGAAGGCCCAGGCTTTGAGGCCTCCCGCGCCGTCGATTCCAATTCGACCACGCGCTGGTCGAGCGGCCAGTGGATGCAGAACACCCAGACCGGCTGGATCGCCGTCGACCTCGGCGCCCGGTGCAACATCGACGACGTCCGGCTCAACTGGGAGAAAGCCTACGCGGTCGACTACCAGATCCAGCTCAGCGACGACGGCGTGAACTGGACTACCATCCGCGCCGTGACCGGCCGGAGCGCCCCGGGGCTCGACGATCAATCCGGCCTGTCGGGCTCGGGCCGCTACATCCGGATCTATTGCACCAAGACGAACGCCACCGGCAACTACTCGCTTTACGACCTTCAGGTGTTCGGCGCTCCGGCCTCCTCCGTCACTCCACAAGCCGCCCTGTCGACGAGCCTTGCGGCTTCGCCGATCACGGCCCAGGGCCCAATCGCCGCCGGGAAACCTTCCACGATCAAGCGGTCGCCGGCCAACGGCTGGCTGCTTCAAGGCCGACCAAAACCCAACACCCCGCCACTCGCGCGGCTCGGACGCCCGTTCCCTGGCATCCCGAGTCGCAAGTCCGACCTATGATGAGGGATGGTTTCCGCCAGGGCTGTTCATCCACGGAGGCAGGATGGACAGCCCAAGCCCGGGTCGCTAGACTCCCTTAGCTGCCGGCGATCGCAGAACGCGTGCAAGGATGGCGCCGTGACTGTACAACAGGTAAACTCCAGGCCGCCTGAGCGTCAAACCGCTCCTCCACCCGCCTCTTCTTGTCGCATCTCCGGGCACCTCTCGGTGCTCGACGGGGTACGCGGCCTGGCGATCTTGCTCGTCTTGAGTTACCACTTCACCATGGGGATGACCGGCCAGGGCCTCGCCGCCCGGCTGTTCTTCAAGGCGACCTCCGTAGGCTGGTGCGGGGTTGATCTCTTCTTCGTTCTCTCCGGCTTCCTCATCACGGGCATCCTCTGCGACGCCAAGGGTTCGCCGCATCGATTCCGGAATTTCTATGCGCGGAGGGCGCTGCGGATTTTCCCCCTCTACTACGGAGTCCTGATCGGGGTCTTCGCCGGCCTGCCGCTGATCGCGACGACGACTGGAGGCTTCGACGGCGTCGAAGACGCCTACATTTGGCTCTGGTCGTATGGCACGAACATCCTCGTCGCGTTGCGCGGGGAGTGGTTCCCGCTCAGCCACTTCTGGACTCTGGCCGTCGAAGAGCATTTTTACATATTCTGGCCGGCGGTCGTGTTCCTGTGCGACCGCAAGACGGCAGTCCGAGTCTGCTTGGGGATGACCCTCCTCGCGCTGGTTGCGCGCGTCTGGCTCGTCAGTCAGGGCGCGGTCCTCGCCGCGTACTGCCTGACGGTTTGCCGGATGGACGCGCTGGCGATGGGCGGCCTCGTCGCCCTGGCTGCCCGGGGGCCGCGAGGGTTGGGAGTCTTGGCTCCGCATGCCAGGACGACTCTACTGCTCGGCGCGACTGCCCTGTCGGCCCTGGTCGGCTGGCGGTTCGGACTGGCGTTCCATGACCCGGTGATCCAGACGGTCGGCTATCTCGCGCTCGCCGTCTGCTTCGCCGCGTTCCTCGCCCTGGTCGTGGCGGCACCCGCCTCAAGCCCTCTCGCAATCGCCTGCAACCTCGCCCCGCTGCGATCCCTCGGCCGCTACAGTTATGGCCTTTACGTTTACAACTCCATTTTCATCCTTCTCGCCGAAGGTTCATCGCTGCTTCCCCGACTGGTCGCCTGGTCGGGATCGACGGCCGTGGGACGGCTCCTCTACGTCACACTCGCCGCGTCGTCCACGCTGGCCGTCGCTTGGCTCAGTTGGCATCTGCTGGAGAAGCCGTTTTTCAAGTTGAAGAGGCATTTCCCGAGCGGGTTGGATGCGAATAACCTCCATTCCCCAGACGACTCGGCCCGGACTCCAGGTTATGCTTCGGCCCCGCTTTGCCCTCTCAAAGCTTGACCGATTCGGCAGGCCGCCCGGATATCATCTCGCGGGCTTACGAGTCTCCACTCCAGGTTCAGGTGAACCGAATGCAGAACCTCGCGGTCAAGAACGTGATCATTGGCGCGGGCGCGATGGGCGCGGCGGCGGCTTACCACCTCGCCCGGCGCGGCGAAGAGGTCTGGCTGGTCGAGCAGTTCGCGCTCGGTCACGCGCGCGGCAGCTCGCACGGCGCGGCCCGGATCATCCGCCATTCGTACGCCGATCCCGATTACGCCCGGCTCATGCCCCTGGCCTACCGCGCCTGGCGCGAGCTTGAAGCCGACGCCGCCCTGCCCCTCTTCATCCGGACCGGCGGCGTCTCGTTCAATCCGTCGAGCGTATCATACGTCGAGCAGGTGGCCGAAAACCTCCAGGCGCTCGACGTCCCCCATCGCAGGATGTCGGGAAAGCTCTGGAACGAGGCCAACCCGGCTTTCGGTCTCCCCGCCGATTACGACGTCGTCTTCGAACCCGACGCCGGCATGCTCACCGCGTCGAAAGCCGTCGCGACCCAGATCGAGCTGGCCAGCCGGCTCTCGCCGAAGACGCGAGTCCTCCCCGAAACGCCGGTCCGGCGCATCGATCTCGACGGCTCCCGCCCGGTCGTGGTCACCGACGACCTGACGATCGAGGCCGAGCGGCTGATCGTCGCCGCTGGATCATGGGTCGGCCGGCTCCTGCCGGACCTGGCGTTACCCGTCCGGCCGACGCGGCAGCAGGTGCTCTACTTTCGGCCCGGCGACCGCGCGCCGTTCGAGATTGCTCGGTTCCCCGTCTTCATCTACATGGGCGAGAGCCCCGACCAGGCGTTCTACGGCATGCCCGACTTCCAGGGCCTGGGCGTCAAGGTCGCGCGTCACGGCGGCCCGGATGCCGATCCCGACAACCCCGACCCCGAGGTCGGCGAAGCCTACCGAGATCTCGTCCGCGATTTCCTCCGCGCCCACATCCCCGCGCTCGGCTCGGCCGATATCGGCCTCACCGAAGTCTGCCTCTACACCATCGCCCCCGGCGAGCGGTTCCTCGTCGACTTTCACCCCGCCCGCTCCGACGTCCTGATCGCCAGCCCATGCAGCGGCCACGGCTTCAAATTCTCCTGCCTCATCGGCCGCGTCCTCGCCGACCTCGCCGCCAACGGCGCGACCGACGTCCCCATCGACGCCTGGAAGCGCGTTTGAACGCGGACGCCCGCGCATTCCTCCAACGATATGGGTAACGGGTAGTAAACTCAGGATAGGGAACTCTCCCTCCGTGGGCTCCCCTGCGCTCTTTAACAATTCGGTCGCGGTAACAGGCCAGCACCAACCAAGGTCGTTCCAGAAAAAACGCGCAAACGAACCCAATCTCTCCAGGACTGGCCGGAGCCTCGCCTTCGCGTGATCCCCCCAGAAAGGCGCGCGAACGAACCCAATCCCCGGAGACGACCGAGGATCGCGTCCAAGCTCGAAAGCCGAGCTTTCAGCGCGAACGAAGCCAAATCGCCGATATCCTCTGATCTACAAATCAGCAAAGGCTTTACGACTCACAACAGGACTACCTGCGGGGCGCGAACGAACCCAATCGCGAGCTTCCCGCCGAACCATCGAATCCCGAATTTCTCGGCCGATCGAACCCATTTCCCCGGCCGTGTTCCGGCACGCTGTTCGAGGACACGCGGGCGGAAAACGGCGCGAACGAACCCAATCGACGGCTGGGGACGCGTCGTCCGGGAAATGCCTCGGGTGGCTGGGGAGGAGCGAAGCGACGCCCCAGGATGGACGCCCCGGCCCCCGCCTCTGTGGCATACTGCCACAGCCACCCACCGGTACGGTGTTCGAGGAGACGAGGGCTGAGAACGGCGCGAACGAACCCAATCGACGGGAGGGGGCGCGTCGTCCGGGAAATGCCGAGCAAAGCGGAAAGGCCGACGATGAGGCGCGGGGGATGCGGGGGCTCGCTCGCGCGGTTGCCGGCGGTCGGCGGTTTCTGCTACGCTTTACCGTTCAAAACTCCAACCCCTTCGACGTCAACCCTTAAGGCATGACACCGATGATCGACCCCCGGGTGGCCAGCGGGCTGCGAGACCTGCTCCCCGCCGAGATGATCCCCCGCGAGCGCATCCTGGCGACGTTCCGGCATACCTTCTCCTCGTACGGCTTCCTGCCGATCGAGACGCCGCATATCGAGCGGATGGAAGTCTTGACTGGCAAGGGCGCCGGGTCGGACGAGGTCTTGCGGCAGATCTTCGAGGTCACGAACAAGGGGGGGACGCCCGGCGAGCTGGCCTTGCGGTTCGACCTCACCGTCCCCCTGGCCCGGTTCGTCGCCAAGCACATCGAAGAGGTTGGCATCCCGTTCAAGCGGTACGCGATCGGGTCGGTGTTCCGAGGCGAGCGGCCGGCCAAGGGTCGGTTTCGCGAGTTCGTCCAGTGCGACTTCGACACGATCGGCACCGAGAGCGCCCTGGCCGACGCCGAGACGGCCCAGATCATCCACGAGTCCCTGAAGGCCGCCAAGGTCCCGCCGTTCACGATCACGCTCAACAACCGCAAGATCCTCGACGGCTTGCTCGAATCCCTCGACCTCGCGGGCAAGACGGGCGCGGTGCTGCGGTCGCTCGACAAGCTCGCCAAGATCGGCCGCGACGGCGTGGCCGCCGAACTGCAACGGTCAGACGTCGAGGGGAATTCGGGCCTTAGCAACGACCAGGCCGCCCGGATTCTCGACTTCGCCGAGACCGGTCGCGGCGGGGCCGAAGTCCTCAACGCAGCCGAGAACCGGCTGGGAACGCACCCGAAGGCCGCCGAGGGGATCGCCAACCTTCGCACGGTTTTCGACCTGCTTGACGCTGGCGGGGTCTCCTCGGATCGCCTGGCGATCGACTTGGGGCTGGCCCGGGGGCTCGACTACTACACGGGGATCGTCTACGAAACCACGGTCGACGGCTGGGAGAAGTTCGGCAGCATCGCCTCGGGGGGGCGGTACGACAACCTGGCGAGCCTGTTCATCTCGCGCCGGCTTCCCGGCGTCGGGGCGTCGATCGGGCTCGACCGGCTGATGGCCCTGATGGGCGAGGCCGGCTGCCTGGGCGGGACGACGGCGACGGCCCCGGTGCTGATCGCTAACTTCCCCGGCACCGACCCGGCCGTCGGCTTCCGGATGGCCGCCCAGCTTCGCAAGGCTGGCATCGGGGTTGAGATCTACCCCGAACCCGCACAGATCGGCAAGCAGATGGGATACGGGTCGAAACACGGGCACAAGCTGGCGATCATCGTCGGCCCCAACGAGGTCGCCGCCCAGGTCTTCAACATCCGCTACCTCGCCACCCGCCACGAAGATAAGGGGCTGGCCTGGTCGGTCCTCGAAGACTCGGTCCAGGGCGCCCTTCAGATTCTCGAACAAGAGGACTTGCGCTCATGACTGCGAGCCGATCGGCGGACGAGGCCCGGTCTCTCGCGAGTGCGGCGGAACAGCACGTCGGACTCGTGCGCGGGACGCGGGACTGGCTGCAACGCGACTACGCCCGGCTGGCCACGCTGGAACGACGGCTGCTCGACCAGTTCGCCCGCGCCGGCTATCGGCCGGTCCGGACGCCGGTGCTGGAGCTGTCGGACCTGCACGAGCGCAAGAGCGGCGCGGGGATCGTCGCCAAGCTGTTCGAGGTGTCGGGCGCGGGGACGGCCGGAATCAGCCTTCGCCCCGAGCTAACCGCCGGAATTGTAAGAGCTTACGTCGAATCCGGCGAGCCGGCTTCGCTCCCCTGGCGGGCGAGCATGGCGGGCCCGGTCTTCCGGTTCCTGCCTCCTGGCCGGATCCACGACCGCGAGTTCACCCAGGTCGGCGTCGAGCTGATCGGCGCCGGCGGCCCCGCGGCCGACGCCGAGGTGATCTGGCTGGCCGACTGGTCGCTGCGGGCGCTCGGGGTCGAGCGGCCGTCGATCCGGATCGGCCACGTCGGTCTGATCCTGGAGCTGCTGGGCCGGTCGGGCCTACCCGTCGCGGCGACCTCGGCCCTGATCGAATCGCTCAGCGAGGCCGCCAGCGAGGGCCAGGACGTGCGGTCCCTGGAATCGGCCCTCGACCGGCTCGCCGCCTGGCTGGGCTCGGGGCCGGCCGACGACGGCCGCGAAGCCTCCCCGACGACCGACACGGCCGACGAACCGGCCGTCGACCGCCTATTCCGGCACCTGGTGCCGGACGTCGCCGGCCGCCGCTCGGGCGCCGAGATCATCGGCCGGCTGAGGCGGAAGTGGGAGCTGGGCCACTCGCTCCACGACGCCCTCCAGAACGTCCGCGAACAGGTCCGCACCCTGGCCGACCTGCGCGGTCCGGCGGCCGAAGTTCTGGCCCGGCTCGATCGCGACTACGCCGCCCTGGCCCCCGCCTCGGTCGCCGCGATCCGCGAGCTGACCGTCCTGCTCGAACAGCACGGAGTCGACCTCGGCCGGGTCGAGCTCGACCTGGGCTTCGGGCGCGGGATCGGCTTCTATACCCAGATGATCTTCGAGGTCTCCGTGCCCACGCCCGACGGCCCCCTGGAAGTCTGCGGCGGCGGCCGGTACGACGGCCTCGCCCGCGTCCTGGGGAGCGACCGCGACGACCGAGGAGCGGGGTTCGCCTTCGGGCTCGAACGCCTCTACCAGGCCCTCGGGGCGTCCCGTACCGAAGCCGACGCCGCCCCCCCTTCCCGCGGCTATCTGGTGACGACCGCCGGCGCTCCGGGGGTCGACCGCGACGCCGCCGCCCTGGCCACGTTCCTCCGCGACCGCGTCGACCTGCCGATCGTATTGTCGGACCTCGGGTTCGACGAGGCGGTCCGCTACGCCCAGGAACTGGGCCTGGAGCATCTGGTGGTCGTCGAACCGACGATCGAGGTGTGGAACCTCGAGCACGGCGACGTCCGGTCGGTCAGCGGCGGAGAACTAGTCGAACAACTGCGGAGCCGGCTTTCGGTGGTCCGAGGAGACGCCCTATGAACGGCACGCAACGTGTTGATCCGATCCGCCTGGCGATGCCCTCGAAGGGGCATCTCTACGAGGGGATCATCGAGATCCTCAAGACCGCCGGCTACAAGGTCCGGCGCGTCAGCGACCGCCAGTACGAGGCGACGATCTCGGGCCAGCCCCGGTTCCACGTCGTCTTCATGCGGCCGACCGACATCGTGCTCCAGGTCCAGGAAGGCCGCTGCCACCTGGGGGTCACGGGGATGGACGTCTACGCCGAGCACGCCTTCGAGGCGCAGCAGGCGGTAGTGGTCGACCCTGACCTCGGCTACGGCGGCTGCCGCCTGGTGGTGGCGGTTCCCGAGAGCTGGGTCGACGTCGGCCACGTCCTCGACCTGGTCGACCTGACCAGCGAGTTCAAGTCGGCCGGCAAGACGTTCCGCGTCTCGACCAAGTACCCCGCGCTCGTCCGCCAGTACTTCCGCAAGTGGGGCATTTATTATTATCAGTTGATCAATTCCGAAGGCGCCCTGGAGCTTCACCCGAGCCTGGGCATCGCCGACGTGATCGTCGACTTGACCAGCTCGGGCGTCACGCTCAAGGACAACCGGCTGCGGGAAATCGCCGGTGGGATCGTGCTCGACTCGGCGGCCTGCCTAATCGGCCACGCGCCGAGCCTGGCGTCGCTGGCCGACGAGGGGGAGACCGGCCCCTTGGCCCTGTTGCTCGACGCCCTCGACGGCGTGCGACGGTCGGAAGGGCTGCTGCACCTGGAAGTGGTCGGCGGTCCGGCCGAGCCAGGTCCGGAGACGGCGGCGAAGGTCGCCGACTACCTCCGCGAGCAAGGCGCCCGGCACCTCGTCCGGGGCGAAGTCTGGGACGACCGGGGGCTCCCCGGTTGGCGAGTCACCGCGCTGGTCGCAGCCAAGAAGCTCACCGCCTGCCAGCGGGCCCTGCTCGGATTGGGCGCCAGCCGGATCGTCGGCCTCCCCGCCCAGTTCGTCTTCGACCGCGCCGCGGCCTCGACCTTCGACGACCTGAAAAAACGCCTCGCCGACGACGGAGGCGCGACCTCCTAACCGGGCTCCACGACCAGCGAGCCATGCCCATTGTTTGATAAGAGTAAAGCACCGGCGAGGGTTGCAGACATGCTCAGGCACCTGGAAGCTGAATGTCGCCAACCACTCGCCGGCGCTGTCTCACGAGATTCGGTTCGGGCCTCTCAGCCACGCGGCGAGGCCGCCAGAATGAATGGATCATGCCGGATTCTCCTGAAAACGGGAGACGAAGCCAGGATGAATCCCCCCCGCGACCGCGTCCCCGCTGGAACCGACGGAGAAAGAAATCGCGAGTCGGCGGTCGTCGAAAGCCTGGGCGATGAATCGATTGAGACGCACAAGCTTGTTGTTTCGATTCATAATGATGATCCGCCACCAAGGCAAAATCAACAATCAAACTCAAATCTTTAGTGAATTAATCCTTTTTAATTTCTCAAATCGACGATCGAAAGACCTCTGAAATACAAGCCGCCCCCGATCCTTCCTTGGCCGTCGTGGCCGAGGCGCATGCACCGGGGTTCCATTCACGGTGGGAGGACGTTCGATGCGGATCGCCGTATTCAGCACCAAGTCGTACGACCGGACGTTCCTTGAGGCCGCGGCCCAGGGGTCGGGGCACGAGCTTCGGTTCTTCGAAGCGCGGCAGACGCGGGACACCAGCGGCCTGGCGCGGGGGTTTCCGGCCGTCTGCATTTTCGTCAACGACGAGGCCGACGAGGCGACGCTGGAGGCGCTCGCCGAGGGAGGGACGAGGCTCGTGGCGTGCCGTTGCGCGGGGGTCAACCAGGTGGACCTGCGCGCCGCGAAGCGACTGGGGCTGACCGTCGCGCGGGTGCCGGCGTACTCGCCGCACGCCGTGGCCGAGTACGCCGTCGGCCTGATCCTCGCCCTCAACCGTCATATTCATCGGGCCTTCAACCGGGTCCGCGAGGGGAACTTCGCGCTCGACGGCCTGCTCGGCTTCGACCTCCACGGCAAGACGGCGGGCGTGGTCGGGACCGGGAAGATCGGAGCGATCGTCGCCAAGATCCTCGACGGCTTCGGCTGCCGCGTCCTGGCCTTCGATAAATACGTCAACCCGGGGTGTACGGCTCTCGGCGTCTCGTACGTCGGCCTCGACGAGCTGCTCGCGGCGTCGGACGTCGTCACCCTGCACTGCCCGTTGACCCCCGAGACCGACCGGCTGATCAACGCCGATGCCCTCGCGACGATGAAGCCGGGGGCGATGCTCGTGAACACCAGCCGGGGCGAGGTGATCGACACCGCCGCAGTGATCGACGCCCTCAAGTCCGGCCGCCTGGGCTACCTGGGCCTCGACGTTTACGAGGAGGAAGAGAACTTCTTCTTCGAGGACTTCTCCGACCGCGTGATCCAGGACGACGTGCTCGCGCGACTGCTGACGTTCCCCAACGTTCTCATCACCGGGCACCAGGCGTTTTTCACCCGCGAGGCGCTCGGGAACATCGCCGAAACCATGGTCGCCAGCTTCACGGCCTTCGAGCAAGGCCGGGAACTCCCCAACAAGGTCGAGCCTGAGCCGGCCGCGCCCGTCCGAGGCGAATCCTGAGCCTTCGGGCCGCCTCCGATTCAAGCCGCGAGCCCGGGAGGACGATCATTGTGTCGGACGCACTCCCACACATAAGGAAACTCACGGATGAGTTTAGCGATTTTGGCGGTCGTCGGGGCCTGGACGGCCGCCGGCGTCCCCTCGACCGACGCCTACCTCGGCCTGCCGGAATACAGTTTCCAGAGCGACGCCCGGGGGCCGTTCACCCCGTACTCGCCCCAGCCCGGCGACATCTTCCTGGCGACCGACCAGCGCCTCTGGTTCCGGATGGGCCACACGATCGCCGGAGCCAAGGGGATCCATCATTCGGGACTGATCTTCGCCAAGCCCGACGGCACCCTCGGCCTGATCGAAGCCGGTCCGTTCAAGAAGATGGACGTCAACATCATGGTCCCTCATGAGCACATGTCGAAGCACGTGGCAGTGGGCGACTCGGTCTGGATTCGCAGACGGCGGACTCCGCTGACGCCGGAGCAGTCGGCGCGGCTGACTGAGTTCGCGATGCGGCAGGATCGCAAGCCGTTCGCCGTGGCCCGATGGCTCGTGCAGGTGACGCCGCTGCGGGTCCGGGGGCCGTTCCGGACGTATTTCGTGGGCAAGCCCAACGGCGACCGCCCCCGCTGGTGGTGCTCGGAGCTGGTCACCGAGTGCTTCGTCCACGCGGGCGTCTTCGACGCCGAGACCTCCCGCCCCGCGGCGACCTACCCCAGCGACCTCTTCTTCGGCAAATCGTACAACCTGTACGTGAACTCGCACCTCGACCTCGAACCTGGCTGGGACCCGCCCGCCCGCTGGATTCCCGCAAGCGTGATGCCGAGCTTCCCCCCCGCTCCCAGCTCCAACTGAGCCGAAGAAACGAGGAAATCCGTCCGCGATCCCAACGTCATCGCGCGCCCGCCCGGATCGCCTCCATGGGGGCGAGTCGCGAGGCTTTCCAGGCGGGGTAGAGGCCGCCGATCGTCCCCATGACCACCGACAGCCCGAGGCCGATCGCGATCTGCTTGGGCGAAGCCGCGAGGTGCAGCCCGCCGGTCAGGAAGTGGTTCGCCACCGCCGCCGCGGCCAGCGTGATCAAACAGCCGAGCACGCCGGCCGCTAGCCCCAGGAAGGCACTTTCGGCCGTGATCAGCTTCAGGACGTCCTTGCGCGACCATCCGTTGGTCCGCAGAACGCCGAACTCGGCGAACCGCTCCATCGTGCTCATCAGCATCGTGTTCACGATCCCGACCACCCCCACCAGGAGCGCCAGGCTGACCACCAGCATCAGACCGTTGTTGATCTCGGTCATGATCGAGCCGAAGTTCGCCTGGAATTCCCGCATGTTGAGGGCGTCGACCCCCGGCACCGCGGCCTCAATGGCGCGGGCGACCTGGTCCATCTGGTCCGGCCGCTCGGCTTCGACGTAGAAACACGAAACCTGCCCCGGAGCCAGTCCCAGCAGCTTGCGGGCGATGCCGATGTCCATGACCAGGATGTCGTCGAACAGCATCGAGCCGGTGTCGTAAATCCCGACGATCTGGAACTCCATCTCGCCGATCCGGAGCGAGTCCCCCACCTGCTTGGGCTTGCCGGCCGCGTCAAGGTGACGCCCTGCGGTCTTGCGGCTGATCACCACGCGCGGCTGGTCGCGGTCGTCAAGGGTCAGGAACCGGCCCTGCTTGATCGACTTGGAGTAGACGCCGGTGCGCGACCGAAGGTGGGTCTCGATGTCCTGGCCGAGAACCGCGGCGGCGTCGAGGATGCTCTGCATCCGCTTGGTCTTCGACGTCCAGTTTTCGAGCTTGGTGAGGTTGCGGAACAGGCTGGTCCCCTCGATCGGCGGGGCGGCCTCCCAGACCTCGGCCGCGACGAGCCGGACCCCCGGCACCTGGCGGATCTTCTCTTCAAGGTCGGCCCGGAGGTGGCTGAAGATCGGCGCGGGGGCGTCTTCGCGCAGCACCAGCATCCCCTGGACCTGCCCCAGGGTCTCGCCGAGCAGGTTCCGCATGCCGGCCGACAGACTGATCAGGCCCAGGACGCCGACGATGGGGATCGAGAGCCCGACCAGGCCGAGCACCGTGCGCACCGGCCTCGTCCACAAATTCCGAAACGCAAACCTCAACATCCGCGCGCCCCGCCCTTCTCGTTCGCGAAGAATCGACCCGACGTCGCCATTGGAACCGATCGACGCCTCGGCCGCCACCTCGCCGCCCGAACCATCCGATTCC contains:
- a CDS encoding acyltransferase family protein, whose protein sequence is MLDGVRGLAILLVLSYHFTMGMTGQGLAARLFFKATSVGWCGVDLFFVLSGFLITGILCDAKGSPHRFRNFYARRALRIFPLYYGVLIGVFAGLPLIATTTGGFDGVEDAYIWLWSYGTNILVALRGEWFPLSHFWTLAVEEHFYIFWPAVVFLCDRKTAVRVCLGMTLLALVARVWLVSQGAVLAAYCLTVCRMDALAMGGLVALAARGPRGLGVLAPHARTTLLLGATALSALVGWRFGLAFHDPVIQTVGYLALAVCFAAFLALVVAAPASSPLAIACNLAPLRSLGRYSYGLYVYNSIFILLAEGSSLLPRLVAWSGSTAVGRLLYVTLAASSTLAVAWLSWHLLEKPFFKLKRHFPSGLDANNLHSPDDSARTPGYASAPLCPLKA
- the solA gene encoding N-methyl-L-tryptophan oxidase, which produces MQNLAVKNVIIGAGAMGAAAAYHLARRGEEVWLVEQFALGHARGSSHGAARIIRHSYADPDYARLMPLAYRAWRELEADAALPLFIRTGGVSFNPSSVSYVEQVAENLQALDVPHRRMSGKLWNEANPAFGLPADYDVVFEPDAGMLTASKAVATQIELASRLSPKTRVLPETPVRRIDLDGSRPVVVTDDLTIEAERLIVAAGSWVGRLLPDLALPVRPTRQQVLYFRPGDRAPFEIARFPVFIYMGESPDQAFYGMPDFQGLGVKVARHGGPDADPDNPDPEVGEAYRDLVRDFLRAHIPALGSADIGLTEVCLYTIAPGERFLVDFHPARSDVLIASPCSGHGFKFSCLIGRVLADLAANGATDVPIDAWKRV
- the hisS gene encoding histidine--tRNA ligase, which codes for MIDPRVASGLRDLLPAEMIPRERILATFRHTFSSYGFLPIETPHIERMEVLTGKGAGSDEVLRQIFEVTNKGGTPGELALRFDLTVPLARFVAKHIEEVGIPFKRYAIGSVFRGERPAKGRFREFVQCDFDTIGTESALADAETAQIIHESLKAAKVPPFTITLNNRKILDGLLESLDLAGKTGAVLRSLDKLAKIGRDGVAAELQRSDVEGNSGLSNDQAARILDFAETGRGGAEVLNAAENRLGTHPKAAEGIANLRTVFDLLDAGGVSSDRLAIDLGLARGLDYYTGIVYETTVDGWEKFGSIASGGRYDNLASLFISRRLPGVGASIGLDRLMALMGEAGCLGGTTATAPVLIANFPGTDPAVGFRMAAQLRKAGIGVEIYPEPAQIGKQMGYGSKHGHKLAIIVGPNEVAAQVFNIRYLATRHEDKGLAWSVLEDSVQGALQILEQEDLRS
- a CDS encoding discoidin domain-containing protein, giving the protein MPRARRRRNRIHDFHALEDRTLLTTLIALVDSGVDLTDQTVLPYLDLNSGYDAYNKVAYTTGGSQTVQDTSLQHGHGSVVAGMIVQGIKDASAAAGSTPVDVKIMPIRDTSSGLNIDKDALIRGVFYAADHGASVINLSVNTYYNPSLDDPSSPYNGESLVQAIQYAETKGAVVVTAPGNGTSNIDFIPVFPPYADDPAYSAYRPTPTNVLVAAAVDALGNLTSISNWGPIHVDLGAYAGPEGATSYSAGYASGVAGVVSNLMPAGRTARNVIDVLDQTVTPHAQSVGAWSSTGGVLNPAAAVARVLQPLQTAAGPVAIDAGGGASGSYRSDAYFSGGTTYTTASAVDVGGVDSPAPQQVYQSARQGDFSYTIGGLVAGGAYDVRLDFAELSVSGAGQRLFNVSINGATALNNFDVFAQAGGMNKAVARDFIIRADASGTILISFASVHGGAEVNGIVVSTATDLALKSPVFSSTIENTAFNPQAAVDGNSTTRWSSGQWMQNTGTGWITVDLGDLYNIADVYMNWEKAYAVNYEIQVSPDLVSWTTLRAVTGRSAPGIDDEAGLSGVGRYVRIYCTQTNATDNYSLYDLNVYGTRLSNLAAGKPATSSTVESAAYLPANAVDSNSTTRWSSGQWMQNTQTGWFAVDLGALYNLSGVQLNWETAYAVDYQIQASTNGTDWTTLKTITDNAQKGIVTFDDLSGVGRFVRIYCTQTNATGNYSLYDVKVYGTPLTDLAAGKSATSSTLEGPGFEASRAVDSNSTTRWSSGQWMQNTQTGWIAVDLGARCNIDDVRLNWEKAYAVDYQIQLSDDGVNWTTIRAVTGRSAPGLDDQSGLSGSGRYIRIYCTKTNATGNYSLYDLQVFGAPASSVTPQAALSTSLAASPITAQGPIAAGKPSTIKRSPANGWLLQGRPKPNTPPLARLGRPFPGIPSRKSDL